The nucleotide window GGAATGTACTATAAATGTGTCTTCTATCAGCATGTCATTTTAGGCACATGGGAAAAGCACTAATAAACATAATTTTTCAACAACCCATACACACACTTTTTGTAGTATTGTGGATTTATTGGATGAAATGATCTGAAAGGAAGAGAGGGCAGTGATTCTAGTTAAACATTTCTGCTAAGAAGAAGCGTCTACTTCCAGTTATCCTTTGTCTTATACAAAAGTTCAAAGAACCCAAGACAGCGCGAGCGCCAAATCGGAACATTTTAGTGTCCGTTCACAGAATGAATCACATTATATTCACAAGTCATTTACACATAAATCTCTTCTATATAACTTACTCTTCAATCAAAAGTATTCTAGACAAGAATGAATCGAGTGCCATTATGCAGTAACATGAGGGAAAATTGTGTCTCTGTCGAGTGAGTGGACTTTGAGCTTCCATCAATGTTTGACAATTATGtacaaagaaaatcaaaaagtgGAAACGGCAGACTAAACGGGGACTCTGCACTTTTACTTTCATTTGTTGTAATAGTGGCCTTGGTAAGAGCTGGCTAGTTCTTGGTGCCCATAAttcttaaaatattaaaaagcataaaattaatattatttattttttaaaaaggaatttCACTTGAAACAAAATCCTATTATTTTGTgaataatttgtcatttttttatacaaaCGTGTGACagctaaatttttaaaaatttcatgaaaattaatgtaattttacgtttcatttttttaacgaaaataagtgagattttttttccaagattacaatttcaaaaatatgaaaaaaaaaaaatcttaaatgaagaatgcttttgtgtttttttttaggcaaaataactttgccccaaaaaaaaaaaaaaaaaaaaaagtgaaaaattggAATTTTGTAAAGGGAAGTCATATTTTGATCAACACGAGAATAATGtacacgagaaaaaaaaagaaaaacataccaagccagaataaaacataccataatttaatgttaaaaacctccacatttttaaactgttttgcttttttgttttggtcatggaAGAAacttaactttaaaaaaaatctatttacatttacaccacaaaaaatatatataattttatgagAAAGTTGTGTAATATgaggaaaatgtaattttaagggGGGGGGTATAATTTTGATGCGATGCTGGTCCCCTTTTTGCCAATAAGTTGTTCTCTTATGCCAAATACATTTGGTATATTGAAAAAATTAAGTTAATgtttcacaaaaaataaaatgtttgcatttaagTAATATAAATGTGTAGACAttcgagaggaaaaaaaaaaggacagttgTAACAGTGTGAGTGGGCTGTTATGATATGAAGAGTTAAACGGTTACCAAGACCACCCATTCAAGTCGATTCAGGATTATTTGGAAAACAAATGAATATAAGCTAGCCGCTTGTAGCGCTTCAATTTTCTctgcctaattattattatgattattattatgcagCGTGTTTACTAAACGTGTGTTAGCGTGTACACGTTTACGTGCGAGTGTGCACGTGAGAGCGCACGAAGACAGTAGAGGGACTCAAAAACAAGATCGCTTGATAGAAAACAATTGAAAGTAAGGATGAGGTTTCGCCCAggcgtcgccacggcaacagtcAGGCCAAGCGTCTGCGGGGCTCGGCGTCAGtgtccgttgaggattgtctgtgaggaggaggaggaggatgaggagggggaAGGGGGGGAGGCGGCTGTGGCGGAGGTGGAATGGCCGGTGAAGAAGTTGTCCTCCCGCAGCTTGGCGTGCTCGGGCCGCTCCAGCTGGACCTTGGCCTCCGAGATGTCGCTGTTGATGGCGCCGATCAGCGACTCTGGAGGACGCACGGACGCATTCgcatacatggaaaaaaaacaacaacaacaacaaaaaacattcaactgTTTCAATTAGggctaataataattgaaatcacgatgagcacgatcatttatttttttggtacaaaaaaatgtttaaacgtaaaaaaaaaatattcagacaaaATTCAAGTTcaaaagttccttttggatgaaataaaagtgattaaattagttaatttaaaatttagAAACGGCTCAAAACTGATTAccggtaatctttttttttttcttttttttttaaacacatttatatatatatatatatatatatatacacatattacaattatgctgattttgtaattgtggagtgtaataagtaaaattgtaattgaattttgattaattcacCTTCAGAAGGGttttcaacatttcaaaaattcacacattttattcaaaatttcaaaacaaaagctaaaaaatattttatttccttttttcttatttgttttttaaactgattCAAGACGGTTACAGCTTTTCACTGTTTATCTTATCCCAACCGcacttttccaaaatttcaaaataaatgcttaaagggatacttgactcattgaacaattttcagcagtgaaaagttattttgtccagaatgaatttgataacttcattatttttcgtgtacaattaatacctttaaaaagtacattgtcgactgatgatgataacggccaatcatggctcacctgttttctgaggatagtcagcaaactgagccatgattggtccttACCTAATTccgcagcacaggtgatgtcatcatcagtccacAGAAAGTAGAaatattagtttagttttttaaaggtattaacacattcactgccatagacggctatagacgtcaaagatgattttttactgggctggcagtgaatgagttaattgtacaTTCTCTACTTTTTCATGAGTTGGTCATTATGTGAAAAACGTCTGAATTttgcacagacaaaaaaaaaaaaaaaaaaaaaaaaaaaaaaaaggtgaaaaaatcTTTTTATGCAAAATTTGGTCCAATTTCTTTTGGACTTGTTATATGAGcaaaggccacaaaaatcttTTCCAAAGCGGCATCATAATTTTTTGTCCGTTTGATTCTCAATGGGCGACTGTCTTCCAAGTTTGTTGAAACAAGCAGACTATTAATGATTTCTTATGCTTTGCTCGTTTATGCAATTTAAACGCTGAAAATGTGACGTTCGTCATGCTCTACTTGCGTGTTGGCATTACCGAGCGAGTCGTAGCTTCTCTCCGGTCGGATGTATCCCACCATGACCACACTGAGGGTCTCGCCGTAGAAGTCTTCTTTGAACTTGTGGATCACATGAGTCTCCTGCACAACAGAAGCACACGCACGTTGACGACAGCGCGGCGCTCGAGACATTCCACTCCGCCACCGTGCTAATCGGCCATCTGAGCTTCAAGCCAAACTCGATGTTAAATCGAGTTcgggtttttttctgtttaacaTCAATGGCTGCTCTTCCACATTTGTgttttatgcaattttaagtTCAGTATGAAGATTTGAAGATTTAAAGAttgaaatttgttttatttttctaaatttggTAGAAGAATTGTTGGAAcatgaaaaaaggaaaagttttaattttacacaaaaaaaaacgtcaccattttgtgaaaatggtgttcattttaacaaaatcaattttacatgaaaaaaaatctgtaatttttacaacaaaaatggcCTCCTTTTATTTcagaaaataaagttgtataaTGTTGTCATAAAATAATTTTgagagaaaatatattttaggcattatttttaaatgaatatttcACTTTCAAGCAAAACGTTGCCATTTTGCAgtgaaaaatataattttatgaaAAAGCTGAAAATTTGGAGAAAATTTTTTATCCGtcatttttcatgaaatatgtatttattctaCGACCAATTTTATTACAAAAAGAGTTCTCATTTCAAGTGATTTTTCTTTTATGGAGCCTTTGTAATTTCACCTGAAAactgctttattattattattattatttatgtattttttatttaaacaaataaaaagctaTAATTCCATACAAAGAACACaaagaaaattgtcattttgtGGGGGGAGTATACTTTTTACATGAtactttatatttttacatatttttgtgaAATGGGTTttgattttaagaaaaaaaaaatgtcttaatatattttaaaatgtgtgagTAAAAAGTTGTAATATGAGAAAAtgaatgacacaaaaaaaatatttttgttgtcttATTAACTACATACAATTTtacgttttgtttcattttgttttattttattttttaaattcggaacaaaaataaaatgaaacggcTAAAAGTAGAGtggtagttattttttattggaTGCTAACTTGCAACAAACACTATTGTCCTCGCACTTTCGctgcatttttttgtggggtCAAAATCATCTGTTAGCCAATCATTTTTAAGGGTAATTTTTAATGCTGGAAGATGAACTGATGACATGTGTTGGTCTCTAAGCCGCACCAGAAGCGCGACTTCACTTGATAATGACAAACTTTATCGCGTGATTTTGTGATCGTGAGGCTAACAACACGGCAAGCGAGCATCCATTTATTTGGAACCCACCATAGATTTCTTGGTGTTTTTGTAGTACGGGTTCCAGCCGATGCTCATCACCATCTTGTGTACGTCGCCATTGCCCACGCAGGCCCAGCCGTAATAGATGCCCGTCCCGATGTCGGCGGGCAGGTGCTCCACCACACTGTCGGTGAAGTTGGCTAAAATTCACATTGACAAAGCttcaattaaagaaaaaaaaatggaatgacaGAAATAGGTAAaaccaatcaataaataaggtggcTCACATGCCATATTATGCTCACCCCTGGTTTGGAAGCTATTTATATGATCAGGATTTTATTAGCAAACAACATAGATGTACACAGTGGTGCCATTTAATTGAGTTGATCAAAGCAGCTTTGGTCACCTGCCGCTTTATGTAAGCGAATAACTAGACGTTAATCAGCAACTACAACCTTCTGACGTAACGCTCACATTTATCACTAATTTAAAGatagacaaacaaacacaaatgatgttgaatttcatcattttatttaaaaataatgaagtgaaATCAGTCCTAGTAATCGTACGCAGTGGGAATAGGACCAAACCTATTTAGCCTGTGTCAAACCACAGAAGAAGAAACCCCACAAAAGGGGTCACCAACCAACAAGGTGCCTGTGAGCCAATGCTGCCCAccaaggaccacatgagtaAAAACAGCTCACCAATGATGGGGCATTGCGGTTTCCTAGGAATGTTGTACAAGGAAGTCAAAATGGAAACAACTGAAAAGATTTATGTCGTGAATCGGATATGCATTTCCTTCTTGTTAAGTCATTGTTGATAATTATTACAAATCATAATCATGTTCAGTGTACTCACATTGACTAACACACGAACTGTGCCCACACTTAAAATTGGTTGTTttgttatataaataaagatgacttgaatatttatttatataatcacTACTAATAATATACGATTAGAACAGTCATCGGTTCCTAAATGCAGGTGACCCCTGCCACAGAAGACTTATCAGTTTATCCTCACTAgtcaaaacaacagaaaaaaaaaaaaaagagagagacgtAACTATGTTGTGTAGCCAGTCAAAATGAAAGATAAGGAAGGCGCACCAGTGGGAATCCCAAGTTCTTTGCTGCCTCTCCCGAAGCCTCGAACGACCTCTCCCCGGCAGAAGTACGGCAGGCTCTTCATTCCCTCCGGGGGATTTGATAAAGAACCGGTGTGCGCGGGTGACCTCGAACGATACAAGCCGGGAAGCGGTCCACAAGAAGTCCCGACgcggcaaaatccagccgaGCGAACGAGCGTGCCGATGGCCGCTGAAAGAGTCCGAATGTGGTTCGTTGTGCTGGCGAGAAATGAGGAGTGCAGCGACAAGTGATTTGGTCACAGACCAATGGGTGCAAGTTCACCTGCTATGCTAGCTGGAGTAGTTAGCATTAGCGCggaagtcaaaataaataaatacattaaaaatcgatattattatttaaacaacGGTGTTTAGTTCCTGCGAGGTTCTGAAGGTGTTCAGTTATTTGCTCGGCGAGTTCCACTCTGATAGTAAACCTGATAACACGACTGAGCTTTTAGCGGAGAACTCCGGAACATGTTCACGTCGAAAGTAGGTAGTTGCGTGTTGACGTCATCAGTCCCGTGGTCGAGGAAGAGGTCACATGGTGCCTTCATGTTGTATCGGAAATGTGAGAATCCATTACAACCACGATAAATCAATTTGCGATGAGTCAAAGGACGAACTCAGTAGATATTTTAATAGCGGTAAAATATTTTGTCTGGGGGCAAAGTCTACAACAAATACATCACACATACAGCCTTAATAGACCTTTAACGGTCATTTATGACGCTCCTGTTAAACACAAAGGGAAGGTCGTCTTTTTTTACTGTGTAAAAACTATCCACTTTTTGCTTTCAACTTCGTGTTAAAAGAAGTAATTACTGTATACCAATGACAATGTAATTAtcttaaaaagtgaaaatattgcACTCAAAATTAGAAAATTATGGCTAAGGGATTAATTTCCTGTCTTGAACAGAATCATTGGCGGTCACTACTGTACCCGTACATGTAAAACAAAACGTAAGTACATACGatcaagacaaagaaaaaagatgtcaagatgatgatgataatgataatgataataatggtaataataataataataataataataataataataataataataataataaagagttAGTATCGCTAGTATTGGTCTGGGAAAATAGTAGAATCAAAtgcccctaattattattattattattattattattattattattattattattattattattattattattattattttgaggaCTCAACTCTTGTTAGTGGCCAGAAAACATACTTTGTGCTCGCTGATCTTCTGCATGGTAGCCACAGGAAACTCCAAATAAACAGCGGCCGAGCAATCAGCTTTGGGCAcaagatttcatttttcaacagGCGGCAGTTCATTATTGGAGAATTGCACTGGCGAGGCACATGACGCACATCTCACCACCATTTTAGTTGCCACTCTGCCATTTAGTCACAGATGCCAATACCAAGGACCTAGCTGCCCTGTTTCATGGTAAAAGCAGCACTTTCACTAACCCTCTCTTcctaatttcttcttcttcttcttcttagacATCATTAAGTTAAGATTAATTCAATGGCCTGGgccaggggtcaccaactctGCTCCCCGAGGGCCCCTATCctgcatgtttgaaatgtttcaaaGATCATCAGCAAGCCCCAATAACGATCCTCAGGTTCACTGattatttgaatcaggtgtgttggagaaggtaGCCAGCATGCAAGAGAGGGCCCTCGACGAACGGAGTTACCCCTTCGCCAGGCCTTacgtacagtattttgtattctAGCGCCATCTAGCGTTTGTCGTTAACAGTTGTCTATTTCCcttggtatgttttttttcccccccataggTAAGCaagaaaaactaactgaataacCAAAAAGCATATATAAAGAATACTGTATTTCTATATTGCTATacaacatttgtttatttacttgTGATATACTGCTAAAAATATAAACTGTAGAGCAACCACAACCCACAAGCCTTATATTGTTCATTTTCCATGCACACAAACTATAGAAAGGTCAATTCCAATAATAGATCTTTTCCAATTGTATAAGTCGCCTGTCTTATATTAATAAATGGATGATTAATGTGCAATGTTTCAGAATAAAGgtttaaagtatatttttatttgctacATCACAGATAGAATACTTGCTTTTGCAGTTGCAGGGGCGCCCGGGACAAGCAACATTCGATATGACCTTTCTTATCAATGTTTGGTATTATCTTTCTTTGATATTCTCCCAAGACTCTTCAAAGGCAAACAGGTGCATGTGACTGTTGTATGTTGTAACATGTGCACTAGTTGTAGAAAGACAAATTACCACCATCACTCAAAAGTACACAGAATTATGGAAAGCACAGTTCCAAGTAAATTGGACCTGGAACTGCTTCAGTGTACGGCGTAAAGtgctactttcaacattttaaaataatacatttttgtatattttgtgttGCATTTGGAAAAGTTATCGAATTTCTGGGTGAAAGAATGATATTTGAGatattgtattgctgttaaatCCTGTTAAAACCATGAAGTTGACCTGAACTGGATGTAAGGTTTCAAAGAAATTTAAACTGTGTTCATCATCATTGAGTAAATAGTAATACAAATTATATGAAAACATAATTACTGTATTATTTCATCTACATTAATGCTCTGCATATGGATAAAtatctttttgtgtttgtgttaataCTGGAGTATTAGTATTATGATGTAGTTCGAAAATAACAAAAGGGCCTGGTGGGAAATGTTGATCTTCTTGCTTTTCACTGAGAGCACCACTAGAGGCCGCTGCCTGCAAACTTTGTGCATACCATTTTACTTTCCTCACATTTTATGACCGATTCTGCAAGAATCCAAgtttttaatgtccattttaaacattttgcaATGAAATGATGTTTAAATCACAAGTTTGTTTTcagatacatttaaaacaacatttattgTAAGAAAAAATGTAATGATTTGGCTTGAATTAAATAGCCTTTTTCATCACCTCTCTATTGTTCAAATCGCATCAAGGAGGAAACCGGCATTGGAAGAAAACACCAGCtccaaacaaacacacagagTATCCGTGTGATATCACAGAAGAAGCGACAGAAGGAAGGGCTGGTCCATCTTGTGCagctgcacacgcacacacgcacatgcacgctGAGGCCCTCTCTGAACTCACCCATGAGGGAGCAGAGTTACTTGCAGCGACACGCACACATGAACACGCTAACTGAAGGTCTGAGCCGCAATTGGTCGGCGTCTCTCCACCCCACCGCAGGACTCTGAGGGGTCTGCTGCAGCACTCTGCTCCAGGGGCCTGGAAATGCTGGGAGTGAGCCTTTTTCCCTTATTTCTATTTTTGGCCCAAACATTGGAGGACTTGATCCTCTCACATTTCCCACTGTTTCCAAACACGCTGCATCACAGTGCGGCGAAGCGCTCGTGTCCGCTGCGTGCGGATACAAACAACACGAAGGCCTGTAGGTCACAGCGGCAATTTGATCCCTACCGAGACAAGAATCTTGTGATAAGCTAGTGAGCAGGGATGCAGAACCTGTGCCTGCTTTCTGTGCGAGGCCCAGTGCTAAGCCAGCCATGTAGACGCAGGCCACAGCGAAAGGAATTTGGAAGGGACTCTTCCGGCAGCCCATCCCCCACCCTCCAAACAGGAAGACACGATTTAACTGGTCAGCTCCCAAGTGAGCAAGAAACCTCACATCCACAGCTTTGCTATTTTTGGTCAAATCCAAAGACACTAACTAATGAACTGGGAAGGGAACATTTTAGATGCAAGCTCCTTGTAATACTGTTTTGAAAGTAATCTCCCTTGAGTTTTCCCTTGGTTATTATGGCTGTTATATTTTACACTTGGATGGCATTtacaatgatttaaaaaaaaaaacaggcccaTAATGAAAATGGGGACACACGTAGAATTGGATTTTCCTCAGATtgaagaggcttttttttttttttcactcgaaCTACATCAAAATATAGTTTTATCTGGAGGCGGTGACTGCATGAATTAGCAATGAATGGATGAAACAATTGCATCTCAAACACCATTGATAACAAAATACATGGCACTTaccaaagtatatatatatatatatatatatatatactccaCCATTCACTTCTATGGTAGCCTACTGTtggtattgtttttattttcctatatTGAAATGCAAGGTTAATGTTCAAAGTAATGTTAGGGTAGATTAAGCGCTTTTCTAAAATTATGTAAAGTACTTTTttattacagtacatcttttttttttttaagtagcctACAGTGCAAGTTTTATGTACCGTGCAATACACGCATAACTGCGCTGTTAGCACAATGTGAATGTTGAAACTGTGCCTAATGTTACAGTTGATTAtgttaataaatataatatttagAAATAAATCCTCTGCCTTGATGAACACTTGGGCACACTGTGCTACCGTATTTCGATGTTGGTCATGATGGTGgtacttttctttttatgtggtACTTGGTGTAAGACGTTTGCGAACCACTCACATATACTATTACTTATTATGCAAATATGGTACATTAGCGGTCTGTCTATATCATTAAATTAGCAAAGTAATTGCTGGCGGTGGTCTGTGGAGTAATTCTGACATTACTCCTGTTTAAATCAAAAGGAAGAAGAGTCAACCCAGGTCTGCTAAGTTGTATGtaacatttgtattatttgtgtATTATTAAGGACACATGCTTTACATTAGAATTGGGCCGTGCAAATCTAGTGTAAATATACAGTGCAGATCCAGTTAGATATGTGGACATGTTTGACCTGTTGTTGACGAGATGAATTCACATTTTATTCCATGGGGTAGTTTCTATGGGGGTAGTCCCACTTGATCACCAGCATTTCTCAACATATGACTTctattgtacagtatttgtcTTTAAAAGTATAGTAATTGGGTCACAAAGACACAAGAAGGAAGAAAACCGAAGAAACGGCGGTAATATTCTCTTTATAACGATTTGTACACATAGCAGAGATGGCAAAGTACTCACACTCTCTACTTTGACGTACACATgatacatgtataaaataaaataatttaaaaaaaggactgGTAAAACTGGGAGTACTGATTCATCACCTGTACTTAAGTTAAAGTGAAAGACTTTTTGATTTGAAGAATTTTCAATGACAATTAGCAGTTTTGATAACTTGGCACAATGAAAATACTACTAATACATACGACATATTTTCCCACTTTAATTGTAtgtgtcaaatgtttttttgtttgtttgtttttttaaaccaagagcTAACCAGGGTTGGTTCAGGCTTTTATCTTACCAAATGAGTACCCATAACTTTGATGACATAGTGTGctgactaacaaaaaaaacaaaacaaaacgctaaGTTAGTTCACGATAACTGTGAAgaattacactttattttaggtgttgttctttttttttttttttttttcagattaaacatatatttttttgaccTTGTACCCTTTAGAGCGCCATGAACTCATTCTTGGAGCCGCCGACaaatggttgtttaaataaGGCCATGGGTGGGGAATATCTCGCCATTGTCGTTAATGATTTATGGTGAATGTTTCTACTCCATGCTGCTGATGTCCCTGTTTTTCTGCCTTATAAGACTACAAGATCACAATCAATCAAGATCAAAAGCTgctgaccactttttttttttacgttgtgTTGTCATCCatgagtgttaaaaaaatatcataCTTTCATAATGTAAAGAGTATATAgagagtaaaagtaaaaagctgccagaaaaataatattcaatATGTAGCATGTGTAGAACCACAGGTTAAATttggtgcgtgtgcaaaaaaaaaaaaaaaaaaaaaaaaatgtgattattgatCTTAATCTAACCTCGCATTGGCTGCAACTTTATTGTGTACTATTTGAGTAACTCGCAGAGGAGCCATCAATCTCATCAGGGGGAGCTGTTCACCCTCAACCCGTGAGTAAAACACATTGAGTGTATCTGCCCACATTCATAAAAGCGAGGGAGGTCCCTAATTCCACAATAGCCTATAGGGCTTCAGGTTCATGTAGGAACCTGTCAGAGGGAAGACACATGTTTATGAATGAACACGCTGCCTCTCTGCTCACTCCATTGACGACCACTGCACACTGCTGTTTGATGTGCATCACTGCATTGTGCTCAGGATGCATTCGTGTGTGGATGCATCTCCCACTGTTGCAAAGGCGCCCTTAACTTTAAATAATGTTTAGAAAGC belongs to Festucalex cinctus isolate MCC-2025b chromosome 5, RoL_Fcin_1.0, whole genome shotgun sequence and includes:
- the rfk gene encoding riboflavin kinase codes for the protein MKSLPYFCRGEVVRGFGRGSKELGIPTANFTDSVVEHLPADIGTGIYYGWACVGNGDVHKMVMSIGWNPYYKNTKKSMETHVIHKFKEDFYGETLSVVMVGYIRPERSYDSLESLIGAINSDISEAKVQLERPEHAKLREDNFFTGHSTSATAASPPSPSSSSSSSSQTILNGH